ATGACCCCATGGTTGTGAAACCTGGCTAATTGAAAGGATGGTGgtgccttcaacagaaatagggaatttGGAGGAATGGCAGGTTTTTAGGAGGCAAGTTAATTCTTTCAAGTGGTCtgttggaaagagcactggatttagaataaatgaatgaaccaTTGAATGAATATAATTCCTGAATGTGTACTATGTTCTCAGTACTGTGCTAGATCTTAGGAACAGGAATATAAAAAAAGTCTTTGTCCTGAAACAGCTTACattcttttattaaataaatttttattgctcTATTTCCCACtatattttctctcctccctaccagagagccatctcttataataaagaCTAAAAAGAGGGAAGACAGGAAAAAATTCCttaaaactaaccaacatataaaaaaatgtgattttatttatattcagTATTCCATACCTATGGTTCACCCTCTAAActacccctacacacacacacacacacacacacacacacacacacacacacacacacacacacagtgtaaTCAAAGGAGTGGAGggcattatctctttgggggcaaACAGAATTATAGTTAcattttatatgttataatttagtagcatttatttttagttttgttctctttgcatttacattgttgtaaagattttatatattgttttctgctcactttgcattagttcatataagttttcttattcttctttgtgTTCATTACATCTGGATTAATGGGTGAGAGGGAGGAGTAGAGTGTTTTAGGAAGGAACTAAGTCATGAATTCATGAAGGCAGAGTGTGAAATGAAGAGGTCTAGAATGAAAATCATAGAATGGGGTTCTGAGAACATTATGGAAGGACAACATGATGGGGATTGAGGAAGGGAGGGCAAAGGTGGTTGAGGATGTGATAGCAGGGGAAAGAAGGGTTTTCATCTTGGTAGAGAGGCAACAGTGAGTGTGGAAGTTGAGAGTTAGCCTCAAGCCAGAAAGACTTGTTTTTAACTCCTGTATTTGACACTACTAGTTTTATGACACTGGGTATACTGTTTAATTTCTCATTGCTCTTGGTAACACACTAGAACTTTAAACTGATGAATTGCTTTGGCCAAGGGAATTCTCTCACTGGGAATTacctatatcagtgaaatcatagatggaaagaaaggaaagaaggaaggaaggaaggaagggagaaaggaaggaaggaagaaaggaaggaagagaggaaggaaagaaggaagaaaaaaggaagaaaggaaggaaaaaggaaggaagggaagaaggaaggaaagaaggaaaaaaaaggaaggagggaagccaACTGAACTATAAGGATTAGGGGAGAGAGAGGTGAGAAGCTTCTAAGCCCTAGGAGGGGGAAGTACAGTTGACTTCAGGGTTCTGTGATGCTGGAGGATTACATCAGTTTGTTCCATCTTGAGACACCAGCTAAAAAGGAGTTGAGATTGGAGAAGCTCATTCATGGAGAATGAATCTGTAAATACAAAGTGGTGGGGCCCCCAGCACAAAACTAGATTCCTATATGATGCCAGCTCCATATCCCAATCAgtcaataatttaattaaataacaagaatttattaactaCCTTCAATTTGCCAGATATCATGCAAGGTATTAGAAAGATCCAgagatagaaattaaattaaattaaattataagccTCTGTAAGGAATCTATATACTATCAAGGGAGaggatacatacatatacatataaatgtatacaaaatagctataaaataaataaaggtaaTTTGAGGGCAGGAGGAAATAGGAGTAGGAGGTGGGtgaggaaaggtttcatgtaggagGCTATGTTTGAGCTGACCTTTGATGGAAAGttagaggtggaggtgaggagagagtgcATTCCAGAGTGGAGGCTAAAAGTCTTTCTAAAAGCATAGAAGATAGAAATAGGATATCATGTATTAGgaacaacaaggaggccagtTGACCATAGAGTGTGTGAAGGTGAGATATGTATCTaggttataaaaggctttaaTGTGAAGCAAAGGAGTTTGTATATGATTTTCAAGCAGGTAGGCAACCATGAGAGTTGATTGAGCAGGAGGATAGTGCCATAATTggcactttaggaagatcaccttggactaatatagaaaaatgttttacatgactacacATGTAAACTCtaaatcagattgcttaccatctcagtgagggaggaagaaatggaaggtgagaattcaggactcaaaataaaaaaaaaacaaaacattaaaaaatttttttacgtGTAATTAcggaaaaataaattcaaaagagaTCACTTTGACAGATGTATGGAGTTATATAAATTGGacaggggagagacttgagatagAAAGAATGAACAGGAGGCTTTTTCAGTAGgctaaaatgagagagagaaaaaaggcttGAGCTAGAGTCGCTACAGtgaaaaatagagagaagaggTCAAAAGTGAGAGATTTCATGAAGCTACAATTGGTTGAATGACTAGACCCAAGGGAAATTAATTATTTGATGTTGTCCTAGAGCAGgaattcttaatctggggtctatAAACTAAGAAAATTAATAGTTTGataacatttcaatataattggattcctttgtaatcctctgaTGTATCTGCCAGGGAAGATACATGAAATGGAAATACAGACTTGTCATCAGGAACTTTGCTATTAacataataaataacaatagcTTATGTTGTATCACAGAGTAATTTCCATATattatttctacattttattttattcatttaaatatattattctagAAGAGACCTATCAGCTTCACCATGATGCCCAAATGGTCCATGACagaaggttaagaacccctggccTGAAGTGAGGTTTCTGTTGGAGTGTCTCAaggatctttctttggtcttgtgctgtttaacatttttgccAGTGATTTGGATAAGAACGCAGATAGCATACTCTAATGGCACAAAGCTGAGGGGTCAGTAGCATGTTGGGGGATAGCATCAGTAGTTCAAAAGCTCTTCCAGGCTAAAATGATAGACTGACTCTAATCCGATGGAATTTAACAGGGATACCTTGATTAAAAGAATTTCAGAAGTATAACTTCAGAGAGTGGGGAAAGTGTACCTGGAACAGCAGTTACACATGGAAATCATGTGGAGTTTTAGTGGGCTACAAGGTCAATGAGCCAAGAATGTGATATGGCTGCccacaaaagggtacttaacttATCTTAGGTCTTAAAAGGGGAGTGGTATCTAGAACAAGAGACAGGACAGCCCCAGTGGACTCCATATCAAATAGACTACATTCTGTACATTTGTGTCTTGTTTTAATGATCTATTTATTTTCTGAAGGTCATTGGCAAATGAGATATATCCCAAGGAGGACAACCAGAATGGTGAGAGGACTGAAGACTGGGTCGTACAAGGATTGTTTGTAAACACTCGAGGGatgtttagtttggagaagacttgagggtggggtgggggacatAGATAGATATGATAGCTctctccaaatatttgaagaggaGTTAGACTTGTTCTTCTTAGCTTGGGAGTGGGGATTGAGGAGTGAGGGGTGGGGGAGGTAGATATAGAAACAATGGGAGGAAATTGCAAAGAATTAAACTCCTTCCTTGATATAAGAaacaacttcctaataattagagtcCTATAAAAGTGGAATGAGTGGCCTCAGGGAGACCATGAGCTCTCCATCATTGGAGTTCTTTAAGTTAAAGAAAGTTtgttgaggattaaaaaaaaactgactcaGAGCTACTATTCGTTGGTTTATGGAACTCCTAGTGAAGAAAtgccttctaccaatgcagatcaacaATGACTCTGCAACTTCATGGCTCAAcaagtttttgttgttattgaagTATGAGGCAATATTGCATGGTGGATTGAGTGcagggcctggagttaggaagaccagagttaaaATCTTGTTTCTGATACTTATTAAGTGCATAAGGATGTACAGATCACTTAATCCTTAGATAATTCAGGTAATTCTCAAGGGCTTATCTACTAAGGCATAGGTAGATTTCAGTTCCCACACCTTGAGCTCCCCAAGGCTGATGATATCACAAGTGCTTCTTGTATTTGTGGATGGCTTGGATGAGATGACATTTAAAGTTCCATTTAACTCTGAGACTTTatttatagtattgattccaataatCCCTCTTCTATCTGAGCCTCTTGGACACTCAAAACCCAGCTATTGTgtcttattaaatttttcttctctacACTAAACATTCTTAGTTCTTTCGTTTGATCTTTCATGGCCTCTAATTCTTCCTCATTCCAGTTGTCCTTCTTTAGATGCTCTTCAACATGACAGTTTCACTCTTAAAATGTGGCAACCCTACTGTGGTCCTCAGGGTATAGATACCTGAAGACCTTGGGTGGTGGCAATGCAGGTGTCCAGTGAAAAGCAGGAAGGGGCTAGTCTTGAGTTCCCCAGGTGCTTGTCTCATAGCCCCCTAAGCCTGTGGCTCCAATTACTGTGAGGATGTTCTGCTGATGAGTTTCCTTAAAGCACTCTTCATATCCCTGTTTCTCAGGCTGTAGATGAAGGGATTCAGCATGGGTATGACTACTGCACACATCACAGCAGCTGCCTTGTCCTTTTGTGGAGAGGTGGGTCCTGAGGGCTGCAGATACACAGCAAAAATGGTTCCATAAAAGAGTAAGACCACAGTAAGGTGAGAGCCACAGGTGGAGAAGGCTTTCCATTTCCCCTTGGCAGAAGGAACCCGAAGGACAGCACAGAAAATGCAGATATAGGAGAGAAGAATGCACACCAGGGGACTTATACCCATGAAGATGCCAAAGATTAAAATCACCAGCTCATTGATGTGAGTGTCAGAGCAGGAGAGCTTCAGCAGAGGCATGAGGTCACAGAAGAAATGGGGGATTTTATTGTCTGCACAAAAGGTCAACTTGGCCATTAGGGAGGTGTGTACCACTGACTGGAGATTGGTGATACCCCAGGGTCCTCCTACAAGCAGGACACAGAGCCGAGGACTCATGATGGTTGCATAGCGTAGTGGGTGACAGATGGCTACAAAACGGTCATAGGCCATCACAGCAAGGAGAAAACTATCCATGGTTccaaacaaatgaaaagaatacATTTGGACGAGGCAGCCAGCATAGGGGATGGCCTTGTTGTGTGTCAGGATGTTTATCAACATCTTAGGCATTGTGGTGGATATCTGACAGAGATCCACGAAGGACAGGTTGGAGAGGAAGAAGTACATAGGAGTATGGAGGTGGGAGTCAGAATAGATGGCCAGAATGATGAGCAAGTTCCCAATCATGGTGACCATGTACATGGTGAAGAAGATCCCAAAGAGGAGCAATTGTTGCTCTGGTTTCTCTGAAAGTCCCAGAAGGAGGAATTCTGATACACTTGTGTGGTTATCTTGTCCCATGTAGCTGTTGTGTCTGCCAAGAAGAATACACAAACTGGAAATCCAGGTACCCTTAAGGAGTCAGCAATTTTGCtgataataaatttgaaaaaaaatcacttgtttCTATAttgcaaagcactatatatatacatactatccTATTGAACATGGTCAATTCAACActtatttattaagaaccttctATTTATTCCCAGAGTTATACTTCCACAAAGATAAATGTGACAATATGCTCTCAGTGTGGGTCAGTCTAATGGATGAGAAATAAATGTCATGTAAAGTAGCATGAATGTCTAGCAAGAAGGgctttccatctttcttctcaGCATTCATTAACTAGGATTCACAAATTATAATTGAAACAAAATTGAGTTTATGTTGAATTCCTCTCCAGGGAATTGGCAAGAGTTCTAATGATTTTATGCTTAGTTTTACAGATCCTCATATCCTGCTAtggatttggaaaagaaaattggaatCCTGGAACTCTCTTAGAATTGAGTAGTGTAAGCCAGATTGACACTGGTTTTGATAGACTAACTAAGCATGATTATGTTCCATGACAGTTGATTTACCTTTTGGATAGCAATTGATGTACAATGATGACATTGAAAGTGATCaatagtggggcagctgggtagctcagtggattaagagttaggccaggagacagaaggtcctgggttcaaatctggcctcagacatttcctaactatatgatcttgagcaagtcacttaacccccattgcctagcccttaccactcttctgccttggaaccaatacacagtattgtaagaATACACATTCCTTACTATTGCATCCAAAAGTCAGCAcagtggggcaggtaggtgggtTAGTGAGTTGAGAACCATGCctcaagacaggaggtcctgggctcaaatgtagcctcagacaattcctagctttgttaccaatccccattgcctagctgctcttctgccttggaaccaatgcccagtatggattctaagatggaaagtaaggatttaaaaaaaaaataaagttagctCATACTATTGatcgcttttttttttttaaacccttggtGACAtggctaggaattgtctgaggctagaacctcctgtcttgaGGCATGGTTCTCAACTCACTGacccacctacctgccccattgTGCTGACTTTTGGATGCAATAGTAAGGCATGCCAAAATTGAGAGTTATATgcatgaaatatttttcttttgagaagatTTATCCTTAATGGGAAAGTTTATTCCTAATactctatattttattatttatttatttattttttaaaaacccttaccttccgtcttggagtcaatactgtgtattggctccaaggcagaagagtggtaagggctaggcaatcagggtcaagtgacttgcccagggtcacatagccaggaagtgtctgaggccggatttgaacctaggacctcccatctctagggctagctctcaattcactgagctacccagctgcccccaatactctatattttaatttctaatacagcCTTGTAACAAATTTTTCAagtcttttcctcattcctttgtccCAACAATCATAGGAATGCTCTCACAGTCCTTGGCTAAGCATTCTTTATAATAGGGTTAATTAAAATGGACAAGCTAAGATTCATCTTTTCCAGTAAATAAGTTTCACTCCAACCAAGTATATCTTTGGGGCAGCATGGCCATGAACTTAATTCTATCTATTAGAATGAATGGTAGAAGTCAAACCTATCCAGACCCAACttgattacttctttttttttttttaacacttactttctgtcttagaattaatactgtgaattgattccaaggcagaagagcagtaagggctaggcaatggtaggtaagtgacttgtccagggccacacagctaggaagtgtctgaggccatatttgaactcaggacctcccatttctagatctgactctcaatccagtgaaccACCTCATTGCCCCCCGAATACTACCTTTAGGTCAGCAAGATTCCAATATGGAATCATGATTTGTTCTGAAACTTCCCATCCACATCACATCATGAAGAGATCATGGAAGGACTGGAAACTATTAACCTACCTCCTTACTAGGTATCTGCCAATTTGAGATGTCTTGGGCTGTTTAGGGAAGGACGGAATAATGagctttcaaaaattgtattcaaatGACTCAAGACTCAAAGTTATCTTTGATCATTGTTAGTCCAATcaataatttgatttcttttttgcctGAAACCTATTCTGTTGGAATTTTTACTTGTCATACCATGTAGATAATTTGGAGGTGTATTAAATTGGACTATTATTGAATTAATATCACTATATTTTACTTGTTTGTAAGATCGTTTTATGTTaatgttattttaataaatttccagaattaaaattttgaaaaaagactATGAGGCtgtgctgtgaatatttttgacTGATGCCTATTCTATGATGTAAACATAGCATCAAGGGGTTGAATTCTTATTGATATGAGTACTGTGATTGCTTTAAAAGAACTATCACATGGTAGAAACATTTGTTGAGGGATGTGGTACTCTCCCTGGCCAatgattatataaatttataaatgcatatatcaTATTGAGAGGTAATTTGTTATTAGTAAATAGTATAAATGATCttgagaattagaaaaaatgcaGAAGTATAATTAATGGGATGGAGAACCAAGGAGAGTACAATTAAATGTGAAACAATCATTGATTAATCATGATCCCAAACCTGTCTTCAATTTATAGTTCTCTAAAGGCAGGGAAAATAAATTCTACTATATAACTGATAAGGTACAGAAGAGACAAGTTGAAGATCTTGTTGAATTTTAAACCTAAAAATGGAAATCAGAAATGAATGAACATTTGGAGGGCCTTTGAGCATGATAATTAGAAAACTATTGGGGGGaggaagcagttaggtggctcaatggattgagagccaggcctagagatgggaggtcctaggttcaaatctgacctcagacaattcctagctgtgtaaccctgagcaagtcatttaacctccaatttctagtccttatcattcttctgccttggaaccaatacaaagaattaattctaagacggaaggtagggattaaaaaaactaaaaaccaaaacaaaactgtgTTTGGACTTCAAGACTTCAAATTGCCTTTGACAAAAAGCAACATGGATTTGAATAAATTTATACACCTGGATATTAAATTGATTTTATAGATTACCTAAACATATCTGAATCCTTCCCCTTCTTACCAAATGGGTATATGATACTTTggcaatttataaaaaaatttaaaatggtaATTAATTAAAGATTTTGTTTGATAGTGTGAGAAGGGAGTGCCACCTGAAGAACATGAGAGTGAGATTCATAAGACTTGAGAATATTTGGAATGTTATTAATATGGTAAATTAGTTTCCTATACTGTATTTAAATCATGAATTTGGGGATTTTCCCTGTGGAAATGTGAGCCTTCCTTAGTAAACCCTGATGCTTTTCATAAGTTATGCAACAGCTGTAAACAAATCCCAGTACCTATTTGTATTGATATTAATTTCAAAACAATTGCATCTTGCTTTAATTGTGAGCATTGGAACTTATTGGGTGAGGTAGGAATGTCATGGAGTTTTCAACTGATTTACATATTACCCATGATCTCATTTTGATCCTGATTGAAGTGTTTGTTAACAAATCAAGCTATTTGCCATGCAAAGGGAAAAGGTTAGTGGCTGCCAACTGGCAGGGACCAGGACCAGGTGGATGAAGATCATGAAGGTCAAGGTGAGGGTCTTGCTGAGAATCTCCATGATGTTCTCTTTGTTATGAATGGAAGATTTCCTACTTATCAGTCAATAAGCTTGACCATTGTAGCCCCTGGATAAGGTGAAGTTAGGAGGAGAGGGACTGGACCTAAGAATCCACTGGCACAGGGAACATTCTGCTAGATCATATTGTCACCTTGCACACTCTTTGCAAGGGAaagagaacttaagtgacttgtccagggtcactcagccaggaTGTACCAGAAGCAGAACTTAACTTTAGGCTTTGGTGGAtgtggggagaaagaagggaataaatatttatatgacactatgtgctaagcactatttataaatatgatctcattttatcatgTATTTTTTGAGACTCTTCTATGTGTTGAGCCATAATGTAAAAATCAGCTGCTCCAAAAAAAGTCTTTACTTTATTGAAGATCAGAATTAAGGGACTCTTGTGTCTACATATCTAAGCAAGGTTCATCAGTATCTTTTAAAGCAAATCCTGAGAGAATATTTTAATGTACAACAATTTACATTTTGCCCCCTTTAAGGTGATAAATTCTATGACATCCTGTGTCCCCAAGTAAATGGTATCAATACAGGGAGAGAACTGCTTTCCTGTAAATATTTTAGGGTGGTCCCTGGCTTCCTGATAGCCCCAATGTCATTTGCCTCATGAGAAGAGCACATCAGGGTGTGGAATAGCTCAGGCCACACTTTTTTTCTGTTCCCCTCCCTAAGGACCAGCTGTCACCTTTAAGTGACTTTTGAGGACATTGTTCTTCTTTAAGATCAAGTCCCAGAAACTGGGCTGTGTTGAGGGGCTAAACCTTGGAGAATGGTTGAGGGTCTTCATACCCTGAGCCTTTATGGTATGCCCAGATGCCCTACTCTTATGCTCTACAGCATGGGAAATGCCCCTTGTACATAAAGAACCAAAGGTGGGGAGGATGGCTACTATGATGCAAAGAGATGGCTTTgccctcattttccttcctttgtacCTATTCAATCAATCTGTTTGTCTCACAACACTGGCCAGCAGGATAGGACCACTCTTCCTGCCCACTACTTCGGGGACCCTTTGTAAACTTGCAGCATAACTTCTTTGGGTTCCCTGAGTGTTATTCCCTTGAAAGTATCCTCATTATTGACATGTACCCTCAGTAGGTAGAAACTTCCCTTCTGTTCCCAAAGACTCCATCACTGTTCCTAAAAAAATTCCTTAAAGAACTAATtcccctgtgtgaccctgggcaagtcacttgaccccctttgcctagcccttccactcttctgccttggagccaatacacagtattgactccaagatggaaggtaagggtttaaaaaaaaagaattaattcccACATTTGGATTGCCACTTATGCTAGACAACAAGAGAGACACATAGCATACATCAATAacgataactagcatttatgtagaactttagcatttgcaaagtattttataaacagaATTACATGtgagcctcacaataaccctaggagagaggtgctattattattattatttccatttttcagaagaggaaatggaggcagagttgaggtgacttgtctaagatcccacagatattaagtgtctgaggccagatttgaacctaggtcttcttctCTTTAAGTCCAGCACTCTAAACACTGTGGCACTTACACACATATATGACACTAACACATAACACCTTGGCTACAGCTACCATCCAAAACTGATATAGAACACCAAAAACTGTCATTGAAAAAGTGATTGGACAAAGTTGTCAGGAAACAAATCCCAAGTGGCCCAATGCTCCTCCTATAACTCATGAACATTAATAACACTTTATACCACATAAGATTCTGTTGATATACACTCTGTAAATGGAATAGACTTCCAGGCTCTCTGTACCAAACAGATCTCCACTAATAGGTGAGATTCTTCTGTATCACTGTCAATGCTGGTGGATCTATTTATCAATGGCTATCGGAAGCTCTGCCCTGATTGCCCGATTCCCTCTGCTCCAACTTCTGGTCTGGAGAATGAGTCTATCAATACTGAAATGTCCCTCACCCCCACTGGAAGGCTCCACTCCAGTCCCAGCTGACCAGCAACATTCCTGGCTGCTGTCAGGACCATCAGACATGAATCCATGTATCACTCTTTGGATCTGGACACTTCTGTCTCCTACCCTGCTCTTAGGACCAGGGAAAAAGAACCCTAGAACAAACCCACCTACTTGCCTCTCCTCTCTTGTACCCTAACCCTCTGACTTGATTGGACAATACATGTGTACAGGGAAGGAGAAGCAGGAGGCTTCCATTATTACTGCCTGCACTGTCGATGCTCCCAATGATCTCCAGACTAGATGTAGATTGACATAAGATAGTGCCTGGCTTTTGGAAACACTCTAACTGTACAACATTAAGACTCAACCCTAGtcaatttgttttctctttttattctttgttcatttcattGCCCGGCCACTTCCAAGGGATGGACAGGATGGGATAATGTTTTCTTGAACCCAATCCAGGTGCACAACACTGCAATGAACCTCATGTCTTGTTGAGTGTGTTTGCCACCATGGCTGCTTAAAATATTTCCAGACATCCAACTCTTTCTAACAGCCACCGACTCTTCTCATTTCATGAACATAGACTTTAAATGTCCTGGTGACACCTTGAGTCTTACAAGATTCATCTCTTTTTGGTTTCCCTGACATACAATGCTACAGTTGGATATGCGGACTTTTCTTCCAGGTTCACTATGATACTCTGATTCTCTAACAAGTACTCCTCTTCAAGATAGCTCATACCTTGGTGACTATCCaagatttcatttctatttcctccctggCAGTCTATGACACCCTTAGGTCATCTCTCTGATATTGACTTgcagtgtttaaaaaaaaccccaaataacaaactcttaccttctgtcttagaaccagtaataagtatcagttttaaggcagaaggatggtaagggttaagcaatgggggttaagtgacttgcccagagtcacacagacctcatacacacacacagtaaggtcagatttgaatccaggacctcccatctctagtcctggctctcaattcactatgCTACTTACCTCCCCCTGAAGTACACTTTTCGAGTGTAAAGCAATATAGCTAAAATTGCTCAGTAAGAAGTCACACTTTAGCTGAATACATCTTCCCTATGACCAACCTCACCTTCCTTTGGTCTAACATTTTTATTCCCTGAAGATGAGTCTCTGGATTTAGTGAACATGAAAGACTCAATCTCTACACGCTCCTGTGAAGTGCCAATAGTGCTGTCAGCTCTACAGAGACCCTACCTAGACTGAAacatcaatagttctttggcaATCTTCTTGCTTCACAGAGTGGAGTCTGATCTCTGATCCAGAAACACAACTTGAAGATTTGGGGGATTTAAAATAATGTCACTTATCTATTGCCACTAGTTAGAGCATCTGGCTCTCCCAATGTTTTGGgttaagaaaaatcaaataatattctTTGGCAATCAGAGGTTGCTAGAATGCAGTACCAACAGCCCCTAAAGATAAAAAccatcagttaaataaatcaatctttaaaaaaggaaagaaataagcatttatacagtgcctgCTATTTGCCAGGCACCTTACAAGtatcttgtttgatcttcacaagaatcctatgaggtagatgctgttattatcttcattttaccaatgaggaaacagaagttaagagatttgctcagggatcacacagctaattaatgCCTGAGGCAACACCATCATCCTAGTCTCTCAGGTTTGCAACCTAGAtatcatcctggattcctcactatctttCACTGCATGCCCCCTTTCCCATTCCCCCCTCACCCAATATCCAAGCTGTTGCTAAGGCTTGCCAATATCACCGGTGCAGCATCTCTTTCTTgtactcctttctctcctttgcctGTGCTACTGCCACCCCTCTAGTTCAGGCCTTTATTATCTCACCCTGGACTACTACAATAGCCTACTGGTGGGTCTGACTGCCTCAAGTTCCTACCTCCTCCTGTCTAGCCTCCATTCATcaaccaaagtgattttcctaaagtgcaatcAATAGTGTCACCCCAACTACACCCCAAACTCCAGTACCTCtctattgcctccagaatcaaatacaaaatcctcaggttggcattcaaagccttttataacctAGCCCCCTTCTACATTtctgttttcttacattttgtgcccttgtaagagttaaattaatatctaataattccaagtattatattttatgagatttattaataatcacttgaagtagagaaaataaaaagccaAAAGTAAAAAGcttgagtaaagagaagtttacTCGACTGCAttagtgggagaagagagagacagtgaggactggtttacagaaactttatc
This sequence is a window from Monodelphis domestica isolate mMonDom1 chromosome 3, mMonDom1.pri, whole genome shotgun sequence. Protein-coding genes within it:
- the LOC100012177 gene encoding olfactory receptor 1I1 → MGQDNHTSVSEFLLLGLSEKPEQQLLLFGIFFTMYMVTMIGNLLIILAIYSDSHLHTPMYFFLSNLSFVDLCQISTTMPKMLINILTHNKAIPYAGCLVQMYSFHLFGTMDSFLLAVMAYDRFVAICHPLRYATIMSPRLCVLLVGGPWGITNLQSVVHTSLMAKLTFCADNKIPHFFCDLMPLLKLSCSDTHINELVILIFGIFMGISPLVCILLSYICIFCAVLRVPSAKGKWKAFSTCGSHLTVVLLFYGTIFAVYLQPSGPTSPQKDKAAAVMCAVVIPMLNPFIYSLRNRDMKSALRKLISRTSSQ